In Cupriavidus basilensis, one genomic interval encodes:
- a CDS encoding NADH-quinone oxidoreductase subunit D → MADIKNYTLNFGPQHPAAHGVLRLVLELDGEVIQRADPHIGLLHRATEKLAEQKTWIQSVPYMDRLDYVSMMVNEHAYVMAIEKMLGLEVPIRAQYIRVMFDEITRLLNHLMWIGSHALDVGAMAVFLYAFREREDMFDMYEAVSGARMHAAYYRPGGVYRDLPDTMPQYKASKIHNERAIKAMNEARSGSLLDFIEDFTNRFPKYVDEYETLLTDNRIWKQRLVGIGVVSPERALQMGFTGPMLRGSGIEWDLRKKQPYEVYDRMDFQVPVGVGGDCYSRYLVRVEEMRQSNNIIKQCIDWLRRNPGPVMSDNHKVAPPSRVDMKSNMEELIHHFKLFTEGIHVPEGETYAAVEHPKGEFGIYAISDGANKPYRLKIRAPGFAHLAALDEMAKGHMIADAVTIIGTQDIVFGEIDR, encoded by the coding sequence ATGGCAGACATCAAGAATTACACCCTTAACTTCGGTCCGCAGCACCCTGCGGCACACGGCGTGCTGCGCCTTGTGCTGGAGCTGGACGGCGAAGTCATCCAGCGTGCCGACCCCCATATCGGCCTGCTGCACCGTGCCACCGAAAAGCTGGCCGAGCAGAAGACCTGGATCCAGAGCGTGCCGTACATGGACCGCCTCGACTACGTGTCGATGATGGTCAACGAGCACGCCTACGTGATGGCCATCGAGAAGATGCTGGGTCTCGAGGTGCCGATTCGTGCGCAATACATCCGCGTGATGTTCGACGAAATCACGCGCTTGCTGAACCACCTGATGTGGATCGGCTCGCACGCGCTCGACGTGGGCGCGATGGCGGTGTTCCTGTACGCCTTCCGCGAACGCGAAGACATGTTCGACATGTACGAGGCGGTGTCGGGGGCGCGCATGCACGCGGCCTACTACCGTCCGGGTGGCGTGTACCGCGACCTGCCGGACACGATGCCGCAATACAAGGCGTCCAAGATCCACAACGAGCGCGCCATCAAGGCCATGAACGAAGCGCGTTCGGGCTCGCTGCTGGACTTCATCGAGGACTTCACCAACCGCTTCCCGAAGTACGTCGACGAATACGAAACGCTGCTGACGGACAACCGGATCTGGAAGCAACGCCTGGTCGGCATCGGCGTGGTGAGCCCCGAACGTGCGCTGCAGATGGGCTTTACCGGCCCGATGCTGCGCGGCTCCGGCATCGAGTGGGACCTGCGCAAGAAGCAGCCCTACGAAGTGTACGACCGCATGGACTTCCAGGTGCCGGTGGGCGTGGGCGGCGATTGCTACTCCCGCTACCTGGTGCGCGTGGAAGAAATGCGCCAGTCCAACAACATCATCAAGCAGTGCATCGACTGGCTGCGCCGTAATCCGGGCCCGGTGATGAGCGACAACCATAAGGTTGCACCGCCGTCGCGCGTGGACATGAAGTCGAACATGGAAGAGCTGATCCACCACTTCAAGCTCTTCACCGAAGGCATTCACGTGCCCGAAGGCGAGACTTATGCGGCGGTGGAGCACCCGAAGGGCGAGTTCGGCATCTATGCCATCTCCGACGGTGCGAACAAGCCGTATCGCCTGAAGATCCGTGCCCCGGGCTTTGCTCATCTGGCCGCACTGGATGAAATGGCCAAGGGCCACATGATTGCGGATGCGGTAACGATCATCGGTACGCAAGACATCGTCTTCGGCGAAATCGACCGCTGA
- the nuoE gene encoding NADH-quinone oxidoreductase subunit NuoE, which yields MLSAEALKEIDRAIAKYPADQKQSAVMAALAVAQGEVGWVSPEVMQFVASYLDMPPVWVEEVATFYNMYDTKPVGRYKLTVCTNLPCALSGGERAGDYLKQKLGIGYNETTPCGTFTLKEGECMGACGDAPVMIVNNTRMCSHMSDAKLDALVDELKAAGSTAAKGDK from the coding sequence ATGCTATCAGCAGAAGCTCTCAAGGAAATCGATCGCGCGATCGCCAAGTATCCGGCTGACCAGAAGCAGTCGGCCGTGATGGCGGCGTTGGCCGTGGCGCAGGGCGAAGTGGGCTGGGTCTCCCCGGAAGTCATGCAGTTTGTTGCCAGCTACCTCGACATGCCGCCGGTATGGGTCGAGGAGGTTGCAACCTTCTACAACATGTACGACACCAAGCCGGTCGGCAGGTACAAGCTGACCGTCTGCACCAACCTGCCGTGCGCACTCTCCGGCGGCGAACGTGCTGGCGACTACCTCAAGCAAAAGCTGGGGATCGGCTACAACGAAACCACCCCGTGCGGCACCTTCACCCTCAAGGAAGGCGAGTGCATGGGTGCCTGCGGCGACGCACCGGTGATGATCGTCAACAATACCCGCATGTGCAGCCATATGAGCGACGCCAAGCTGGACGCGCTCGTCGACGAGCTCAAGGCCGCCGGCAGCACTGCAGCCAAGGGAGACAAGTAA
- the nuoF gene encoding NADH-quinone oxidoreductase subunit NuoF: MTSLHDRHIKPLILAGLDGSNWHLDDYVKRGGYQQLKRILTEKITPEQVIADVKASGLRGRGGAGFPTGLKWSFMPRQFPGQKYLVCNTDEGEPGTFKDRDIIRYNPHALIEGMAIGAYAMGITVGYNYIHGEIWNEYKIFEQALEEARAAGFLGDNILGSGFDFQLHAHHGYGAYICGEETALLESLEGKKGQPRFKPPFPASFGLYGKPTTINNTETFAAVPFLLAIGPENYLKMGKPNNGGSKIFSISGDVERPGNYEIPLGTPFATLLELAGGMRGGKRIKAVIPGGSSAPVVPGDMMMASDMDYDSIAKAGSMLGSGAVIVMDETRCMVRSLLRLSYFYFEESCGQCTPCREGTGWLYRMVNRIEHGEGRQEDLDLLNNVAENIMGRTICALGDAAAMPVRGMLKHYWKEFEYHVEHKQCMVPAYS, from the coding sequence ATGACCTCTCTGCACGACCGTCATATCAAGCCGCTGATCCTGGCTGGCCTCGATGGCAGCAACTGGCACCTCGACGACTACGTCAAGCGCGGTGGCTACCAGCAGCTCAAGCGCATCCTGACCGAAAAGATCACGCCCGAGCAGGTGATCGCGGACGTCAAGGCCTCCGGCCTGCGCGGCCGTGGCGGCGCAGGCTTTCCCACCGGCCTGAAGTGGAGCTTCATGCCGCGTCAGTTCCCCGGCCAGAAATACCTGGTCTGCAACACCGACGAGGGCGAGCCCGGTACCTTCAAGGACCGCGACATCATCCGCTACAACCCGCATGCGCTGATCGAAGGCATGGCCATCGGTGCGTACGCGATGGGCATCACCGTGGGCTACAACTACATCCACGGCGAAATCTGGAACGAGTACAAGATCTTCGAGCAAGCGCTCGAAGAGGCGCGTGCCGCCGGCTTCCTGGGTGACAACATCCTGGGCTCGGGCTTCGACTTCCAGCTGCACGCCCACCACGGCTACGGCGCCTATATCTGTGGCGAGGAAACCGCGCTGCTCGAATCGCTGGAAGGCAAGAAAGGCCAGCCGCGCTTCAAGCCGCCGTTCCCGGCCAGCTTCGGCCTGTACGGCAAGCCGACCACCATCAACAACACGGAAACGTTTGCCGCGGTGCCGTTCCTGTTGGCGATCGGGCCGGAGAACTACCTGAAGATGGGCAAGCCGAACAACGGCGGCTCCAAGATCTTCTCGATCTCCGGCGACGTCGAGCGCCCCGGCAACTACGAGATCCCGCTGGGCACGCCGTTCGCGACCCTGCTGGAACTCGCCGGCGGCATGCGCGGCGGCAAGCGCATCAAGGCAGTGATCCCGGGCGGCTCGTCCGCGCCGGTGGTGCCGGGCGACATGATGATGGCGTCCGACATGGACTATGACTCGATCGCCAAGGCCGGCTCGATGCTGGGCTCGGGCGCGGTGATCGTGATGGACGAGACGCGCTGCATGGTTCGCTCGCTGCTGCGTCTGTCGTATTTCTACTTTGAAGAATCGTGCGGCCAGTGCACGCCGTGCCGTGAAGGCACCGGCTGGCTCTACCGCATGGTGAATCGTATCGAACACGGAGAAGGGCGCCAGGAAGATCTGGACCTGCTCAATAACGTCGCTGAAAACATCATGGGCCGCACTATCTGCGCGCTTGGTGATGCGGCAGCGATGCCGGTCCGCGGCATGCTCAAGCACTACTGGAAAGAGTTCGAATATCACGTCGAACACAAGCAGTGCATGGTTCCGGCCTACTCTTAA
- the nuoG gene encoding NADH-quinone oxidoreductase subunit NuoG, whose amino-acid sequence MVELEIDGKKVEVAEGSLVMEAARQLGTYIPHFCYHRKLSIAANCRMCLVEVEKAPKALPACATPVTPGMKVFTNSEKAVKAQKSVMEFLLINHPLDCPICDQGGECQLQDLAVGYGASESRYKEEKRVVFHKNVGPLISMEEMSRCIHCTRCVRFGQEVAGVMELGMLGRGEHSEITTFVGQTVDSELSGNMIDLCPVGALTSKPFRYSARTWELARRKSVSPHDGLGANLVVQTKNQRVMRVLPLDNEAVNECWLSDKDRFSYEGLNSPDRLTKPLVKQGGEWMETDWQTALEYVANGLASIKRDHGADQIAALASPHSTLEELHLLGKLVRGLGSDNVDFRQRQTDFSAAIKGAPWLGLPIADVSTLQRVLVIGSALRKDHPLLAARLRQAGKKGARVAVLGASAEDLLMPLAARIDVAPSGWTAALAGVARAVAAAKGVAAPAGTDGFDGDDKAKLVADALLSGERRAVFLGNEAVRHPQFATLHALAQWIATETGATLGFLTEAANTVGGYIAGALPQNGGANAQAMFDTPRRAYVLLNTEPEFDAANPTQALAALAQAGTVVVLSAFRSDAALQYADVILPVTPFTETAGTFVNCEGLPQSFNGVVRALGDARPGWKVLRVLGNLLDVPGFDFETAESVRDEVLAKPVAPQLNNGTDAAIRVTAQVAGGIERIADVPIYHADPIVRRADSLQLSAAARRAMQAGLSADLFASLGVQAGDPVRVTQGQGSVVLPAALEAALPAGTVRVSAGTVAATTLGAAFGTVTVEKAIDLAATAKGAAEPAATA is encoded by the coding sequence ATGGTTGAACTCGAGATCGACGGCAAGAAGGTTGAGGTTGCTGAAGGCAGCCTGGTGATGGAAGCCGCCCGCCAGTTGGGCACCTACATCCCGCACTTCTGCTACCACCGTAAATTGTCCATCGCGGCGAACTGCCGCATGTGCCTGGTTGAGGTTGAGAAAGCGCCCAAGGCGCTGCCCGCCTGCGCCACGCCGGTCACCCCTGGCATGAAGGTCTTCACCAATTCGGAGAAGGCAGTCAAGGCGCAGAAGTCGGTGATGGAATTCCTGCTGATCAACCACCCGCTGGATTGCCCGATCTGCGATCAGGGCGGCGAGTGCCAGTTGCAGGATCTGGCCGTGGGCTACGGTGCATCGGAATCGCGCTACAAGGAAGAAAAGCGCGTCGTATTCCACAAGAACGTGGGCCCGCTGATCTCCATGGAAGAGATGAGCCGCTGCATCCACTGCACCCGCTGCGTGCGCTTTGGCCAGGAAGTGGCCGGCGTGATGGAGCTGGGCATGCTGGGCCGTGGCGAGCACTCCGAGATCACGACCTTCGTCGGCCAGACCGTGGATTCGGAACTGTCCGGCAACATGATCGACCTCTGCCCGGTCGGCGCGCTGACCAGCAAGCCGTTCCGCTACTCGGCACGTACCTGGGAACTGGCACGCCGCAAGTCGGTGTCGCCGCACGATGGCCTGGGCGCGAACCTGGTGGTGCAGACCAAGAACCAGCGCGTGATGCGCGTGCTGCCGCTGGACAACGAAGCCGTCAACGAATGCTGGCTGTCCGACAAGGACCGCTTCTCGTACGAAGGCCTCAACAGCCCCGACCGTCTCACCAAGCCGCTCGTCAAGCAGGGCGGCGAGTGGATGGAAACCGACTGGCAGACCGCGCTGGAATACGTGGCCAATGGCCTCGCGAGCATCAAGCGCGACCATGGCGCCGACCAGATCGCCGCGCTGGCCAGCCCGCACAGCACGCTGGAAGAACTCCACCTGCTGGGCAAGCTGGTGCGTGGCCTGGGCAGCGACAACGTCGACTTCCGCCAGCGCCAGACCGATTTCTCGGCCGCCATCAAGGGCGCGCCGTGGCTCGGCCTGCCGATCGCCGACGTCTCCACGCTGCAACGCGTGCTGGTGATCGGTTCCGCCCTGCGCAAGGATCATCCGCTGCTGGCCGCGCGTCTGCGCCAGGCTGGCAAGAAGGGCGCCCGCGTGGCGGTGCTCGGCGCCAGCGCCGAGGACCTGCTGATGCCGCTGGCCGCACGCATTGACGTGGCGCCGTCCGGCTGGACCGCAGCCCTGGCCGGCGTGGCCCGTGCCGTTGCCGCCGCCAAGGGCGTGGCCGCTCCGGCGGGCACCGATGGCTTCGATGGCGACGACAAGGCCAAGCTCGTGGCTGACGCGCTGCTGTCGGGCGAGCGCCGCGCGGTGTTCCTCGGCAACGAGGCCGTGCGTCACCCGCAATTCGCCACGCTGCATGCGCTGGCACAGTGGATCGCCACGGAAACCGGTGCCACGCTGGGCTTCCTGACCGAGGCCGCGAACACCGTCGGTGGCTATATCGCCGGCGCGCTGCCGCAGAACGGCGGCGCCAATGCGCAGGCCATGTTCGACACGCCGCGCCGTGCCTACGTGCTGTTGAACACGGAGCCCGAGTTCGATGCCGCCAACCCGACCCAGGCACTGGCCGCGCTGGCCCAGGCAGGCACCGTGGTGGTGCTGTCCGCGTTCCGCTCGGACGCTGCGCTGCAATATGCTGACGTGATCCTGCCGGTGACCCCGTTCACCGAAACCGCAGGCACGTTCGTGAACTGCGAAGGCCTGCCGCAAAGCTTCAACGGCGTCGTGCGCGCGCTGGGCGATGCGCGTCCGGGCTGGAAGGTGCTGCGCGTGCTGGGCAACCTGCTGGACGTGCCTGGCTTCGACTTCGAGACCGCCGAAAGCGTGCGCGACGAAGTACTGGCCAAGCCGGTCGCACCGCAACTGAACAACGGCACCGACGCGGCCATCCGCGTCACCGCCCAGGTAGCAGGTGGGATCGAACGCATTGCCGATGTGCCGATCTACCACGCCGACCCGATCGTGCGCCGTGCCGATTCGCTGCAACTGTCCGCAGCCGCGCGCCGCGCCATGCAAGCCGGCCTGTCGGCCGACCTGTTCGCCTCGCTGGGCGTGCAGGCTGGCGACCCGGTGCGCGTGACGCAAGGGCAGGGCAGCGTGGTGCTGCCGGCCGCACTGGAAGCCGCGTTGCCTGCCGGCACCGTGCGCGTGTCCGCCGGCACCGTTGCCGCGACCACGCTGGGTGCAGCGTTTGGCACCGTCACCGTAGAGAAAGCCATCGACCTGGCCGCCACCGCGAAGGGCGCGGCCGAGCCGGCGGCCACGGCATAA
- the nuoH gene encoding NADH-quinone oxidoreductase subunit NuoH, which produces MIDWITSQGQNLFGGAWTPLWILIRAVVIVVPLLLCVAYLILWERKLIGWMHVRIGPNRVGPLGLLQPIADVLKLLLKEVMMPTQVSRGMYLVAPLMVLMPAVAIWAVIPFQAEVVMANVNAGLLYVMAISSVGVYGVILAGWASNSKYAFIGAMRAAAQMVSYEIAMGFALVTVLMVSGSLNLSAIVNSQNTGYFANMGINVLSWNWLPLLPMFGVYFISGVAETNRHPFDVVEGESEIVAGHMIEYSGMGFALFFLAEYINMIVISTMTALMFLGGWAPPFESFITNAVPGFFWLVIKVFLLLSVFIWIRASFPRYRYDQIMRLGWKIFIPLTVGWLVIVAIWIRSPWNIWH; this is translated from the coding sequence ATGATCGATTGGATTACCTCGCAAGGACAGAATCTCTTCGGCGGCGCCTGGACGCCGCTGTGGATCCTGATTCGCGCCGTGGTCATTGTGGTGCCGCTGCTGTTGTGCGTGGCCTACCTGATCCTGTGGGAGCGCAAGCTGATTGGCTGGATGCACGTGCGTATCGGCCCGAACCGGGTCGGGCCGCTGGGCCTGCTGCAGCCGATCGCCGACGTGCTCAAGCTGCTGCTCAAGGAAGTGATGATGCCCACGCAGGTCAGCCGGGGCATGTACCTGGTTGCCCCGCTGATGGTGCTGATGCCCGCTGTGGCGATCTGGGCGGTGATTCCGTTCCAGGCCGAAGTGGTGATGGCCAACGTCAATGCCGGCCTTCTGTACGTGATGGCGATCAGCTCGGTCGGCGTCTACGGCGTGATCCTGGCCGGCTGGGCCTCCAACTCCAAGTACGCCTTCATCGGCGCCATGCGCGCCGCGGCGCAGATGGTCTCGTATGAAATCGCCATGGGCTTTGCCCTGGTGACGGTGCTGATGGTGTCGGGCAGCCTGAACCTGTCGGCCATCGTCAACTCGCAGAACACCGGCTATTTCGCCAACATGGGGATCAACGTACTGTCGTGGAACTGGCTGCCGCTGCTGCCCATGTTCGGCGTGTACTTCATCTCCGGCGTGGCCGAAACCAACCGCCACCCGTTCGACGTGGTGGAAGGCGAGTCGGAAATCGTTGCCGGCCACATGATCGAGTACTCGGGCATGGGCTTCGCGCTGTTCTTCCTGGCTGAGTACATCAACATGATCGTCATCTCGACGATGACCGCGCTGATGTTCCTGGGAGGCTGGGCGCCGCCGTTCGAGAGCTTCATCACCAATGCGGTCCCGGGCTTCTTCTGGCTGGTGATCAAGGTATTTTTGCTGCTGTCGGTGTTTATCTGGATTCGTGCTTCGTTTCCGCGTTACCGCTATGACCAGATCATGCGCCTGGGCTGGAAGATCTTCATCCCGCTGACGGTGGGCTGGCTGGTCATCGTCGCGATCTGGATCCGGTCGCCCTGGAATATCTGGCATTGA